In Schistocerca serialis cubense isolate TAMUIC-IGC-003099 chromosome 3, iqSchSeri2.2, whole genome shotgun sequence, the following proteins share a genomic window:
- the LOC126471214 gene encoding uroporphyrinogen decarboxylase, whose amino-acid sequence MSFPALKNDRLLRAARGEEVDKIPVWIMRQAGRYLPEFRDLRQKYDFFTMCQTPALAAEVSIQPIQRFDLDACIIFSDILVIPQALGVHVEMKPSVGPVLEPLIEPEDITRLEVPVNVNEKLGYVAEAITLTRHKLEGKVPLIGFSGAPWTLMAYMIEGGGSKTLSKAKAWLYKYPDASKKLLTILTDAVVDYMIMQAAAGAQLLQLFESNAEYLGPDLFCKFALPYIRDICKRVKTGCASVGVGNIPMTIFAKGAHYALEELSGSGYDVVGIDWTVDPTEARNKTGGTVTLQGNLDPCALYSPPEQLKRLASEMVQKFGKTKYIANLGHGIYPDVDPAHVKILIDAIHDVK is encoded by the coding sequence ATGAGCTTTCCAGCTTTAAAGAATGACAGGCTTTTAAGAGCAGCTCGTGGTGAGGAAGTGGACAAGATACCGGTATGGATAATGAGACAGGCAGGCAGATATCTCCCAGAATTTCGTGATCTTCGCCAAAAGTATGACTTTTTCACGATGTGTCAAACCCCAGCTCTAGCAGCAGAAGTGTCTATTCAACCTATACAGAGATTTGATCTTGATGCATGCATAATATTTTCTGATATCTTGGTAATTCCTCAAGCTTTAGGAGTGCATGTTGAAATGAAACCTAGTGTGGGCCCCGTTTTGGAACCTCTGATTGAACCCGAAGACATTACCAGACTTGAAGTGCCAGTTAATGTAAATGAGAAACTTGGCTACGTTGCAGAAGCAATCACACTGACGCGTCACAAGTTAGAAGGAAAAGTTCCTCTTATCGGATTTTCTGGGGCCCCTTGGACTTTGATGGCATACATGATTGAAGGTGGTGGATCAAAGACACTTTCAAAGGCAAAAGCATGGTTATATAAATATCCAGATGCCAGCAAGAAATTATTAACTATCTTAACTGATGCTGTTGTTGATTATATGATAATGCAGGCTGCTGCTGGAGCTCAGTTGTTGCAACTCTTTGAATCAAATGCTGAATACCTAGGTCCTGATCTGTTCTGTAAATTTGCTCTTCCTTATATTCGTGATATCTGTAAAAGAGTAAAAACTGGCTGTGCTAGTGTTGGTGTAGGCAACATTCCAATGACAATATTTGCTAAAGGTGCACATTATGCTTTGGAGGAGCTTTCTGGAAGTGGTTATGATGTGGTAGGTATCGATTGGACTGTAGATCCCACAGAGGCAAGAAACAAAACAGGGGGAACTGTAACACTCCAAGGGAATTTGGATCCGTGTGCTCTATATTCCCCTCCAGAACAGCTGAAAAGACTGGCCTCAGAAATGGTACAAAAGTTTGGGAAGACTAAATATATAGCAAATCTTGGGCATGGAATATATCCTGATGTTGATCCAGCACATGTAAAGATTTTAATAGATGCAATACATGATGTGAAGTAA